The proteins below are encoded in one region of Candidatus Thiodiazotropha sp. LNASS1:
- the galU gene encoding UTP--glucose-1-phosphate uridylyltransferase GalU, whose product MKKIRKAVFPVAGMGTRFLPATKANPKEMLPIVDKPLIQYAAEEAEEAGVTSLVFVTGRNKRSIPDHFDKAYELESELQEAGKTTLLQKVQNVLPVDVSCIYLRQAEALGLGHAVLCAEPVVADEPFAVILADDLIRGEDGVGAIAQMAKVYERYQCSVILVEEVPQEETGKYGIVEVENDDGETAIMTSIVEKPKPEDAPSNLAVVGRYILTPRIFELIKETGRGAGGEIQLTDAIAELLKYEKVRVYRVKGKRYDCGSKLGYLEATVEYGLSHQELGDDFRQYLNELSKEL is encoded by the coding sequence ATGAAAAAGATACGCAAGGCGGTTTTTCCTGTTGCTGGGATGGGCACCCGTTTTTTACCCGCGACCAAGGCCAACCCCAAAGAGATGCTGCCGATAGTCGACAAGCCTCTGATTCAATATGCCGCTGAGGAGGCGGAGGAGGCAGGCGTAACATCTCTGGTATTTGTCACAGGCAGGAACAAGCGCTCCATTCCCGATCACTTCGACAAGGCGTATGAGTTGGAGAGTGAACTGCAGGAGGCAGGGAAGACCACGCTGTTACAGAAGGTGCAAAATGTCCTGCCAGTGGATGTGAGCTGCATCTATCTCAGACAGGCGGAGGCCCTTGGGCTTGGGCATGCGGTGTTGTGTGCAGAACCGGTGGTAGCGGATGAGCCATTTGCGGTCATCCTTGCAGATGACCTGATCCGTGGCGAAGATGGTGTTGGTGCTATCGCACAGATGGCCAAGGTTTATGAACGTTACCAATGTAGTGTGATACTGGTTGAAGAGGTACCACAAGAGGAGACTGGCAAATACGGTATCGTGGAAGTGGAGAATGATGATGGTGAGACCGCAATCATGACCTCCATTGTGGAAAAGCCAAAACCGGAGGATGCGCCATCCAACCTTGCAGTGGTCGGCCGCTATATCCTCACGCCTCGCATCTTCGAGCTGATCAAGGAGACTGGACGGGGCGCCGGAGGCGAAATCCAGCTGACTGACGCCATTGCCGAGTTGTTGAAATACGAAAAGGTTCGGGTCTATCGGGTGAAAGGCAAGCGCTATGACTGCGGAAGTAAGCTCGGTTATCTTGAGGCGACTGTCGAATATGGCTTGTCACATCAGGAGCTTGGTGATGATTTTCGTCAATATCTCAATGAGTTATCAAAAGAATTGTAA
- the dapB gene encoding 4-hydroxy-tetrahydrodipicolinate reductase, producing the protein MTRIAVVGAAGRMGRSLVTAVSETEGLVLGAATERKGSQLIGQDAGELAGIGHLNVSLETDLKAVVDDFDVLIDFTTPTATMAHLAICREAGKHMVIGTTGLNEAEKQALQDGADGIAIVFAPNMSVGVNLSFKLVEMAARVLGDEADVEIIEAHHRHKVDAPSGTALRLGEVIADTLGRDLSECAVYGREGKTGPRDGKTIGFETIRAGDVVGEHSVWFAMEGERVEVVHKASSRMNFARGAIRAAGWVVGKEKGLFDMQDVLSLK; encoded by the coding sequence ATGACAAGAATCGCAGTGGTTGGCGCGGCGGGACGCATGGGCAGATCCCTGGTAACGGCGGTTAGCGAAACTGAGGGATTGGTTCTGGGAGCTGCGACGGAGCGCAAAGGGAGCCAGCTGATCGGCCAGGATGCAGGTGAACTGGCGGGTATCGGTCATCTTAATGTCTCCCTGGAAACAGATTTGAAAGCGGTCGTTGACGATTTCGACGTGCTGATCGACTTTACCACTCCCACCGCTACCATGGCCCATCTGGCGATCTGCCGCGAAGCGGGCAAGCATATGGTGATCGGCACCACTGGCCTGAATGAGGCAGAAAAGCAGGCATTGCAGGATGGGGCCGATGGTATTGCGATCGTGTTCGCACCCAATATGAGTGTTGGAGTCAACCTCAGCTTCAAGCTGGTCGAAATGGCGGCCAGGGTTTTGGGCGATGAGGCGGATGTGGAGATTATCGAGGCCCACCACCGGCACAAGGTCGATGCACCTTCCGGTACGGCACTGAGATTGGGTGAAGTGATTGCGGATACCCTTGGTCGGGATTTAAGTGAGTGTGCCGTCTATGGTCGGGAGGGAAAGACCGGTCCTCGGGATGGCAAGACTATCGGCTTCGAGACCATCCGCGCAGGGGACGTGGTCGGTGAACACAGCGTCTGGTTCGCCATGGAGGGAGAACGGGTGGAAGTGGTGCATAAGGCATCAAGTCGGATGAATTTCGCCCGCGGCGCCATCCGGGCTGCCGGATGGGTGGTAGGCAAGGAGAAGGGACTGTTCGACATGCAGGATGTGTTGAGCCTGAAATAG
- the lapB gene encoding lipopolysaccharide assembly protein LapB — protein sequence MIELLLLLLPVAAASGWYTARRGMPRKKQKQQPQIAPVYFKGLNYLLNEQPDKAIDLFIELLDVDSDTVETHLALGNLFRRRGEVDRAIRIHQNLIARPSLNREQRAQALLELGQDYMRAGLFDRAENLFLELTELKIYNEQAYIYLLEIYQQEKEWQRCLDVADKISVSHFPSLPNAVAHFYCELAEQMLSQQNISAAEGYLKRAQQVQRNNVRALLLQAEIDYTRGDCRSVVKLLQQVEENEPIYLSEVLPRLVECYKQLGRQHELFEYLQQLYQRHHCTEAMMILSEMIVEKEGESAAVDAMLRHLEEAPDLKGLERLVRLNLQRSEESPKEALEVLLISVMKLLEKQPAYQCDHCGFTAKKLHWHCPSCKRWGEIKPQQGLTRSFKANAVT from the coding sequence GTGATTGAGCTGCTGCTCTTGTTGCTGCCTGTAGCCGCTGCCTCCGGTTGGTATACGGCACGGCGCGGCATGCCCAGAAAAAAACAGAAGCAGCAACCGCAGATCGCGCCGGTCTATTTCAAAGGTCTCAATTATCTGCTGAACGAACAGCCCGATAAGGCAATCGATCTGTTCATCGAATTGCTGGATGTGGACAGCGATACGGTAGAGACCCATCTTGCCTTGGGTAACCTGTTTCGTCGGCGGGGTGAAGTGGATCGAGCCATCCGTATTCATCAAAACCTGATAGCCAGGCCCAGTTTGAATCGCGAACAGCGAGCACAGGCCTTGCTTGAATTGGGTCAAGACTATATGCGGGCAGGCCTGTTCGATCGTGCCGAAAACCTGTTCCTCGAATTAACCGAACTCAAAATCTACAACGAGCAGGCCTATATCTATCTATTGGAGATCTATCAACAGGAGAAAGAGTGGCAACGATGCCTTGATGTTGCTGATAAGATCTCTGTATCCCACTTTCCCTCTCTACCGAATGCGGTTGCCCACTTCTATTGTGAATTGGCTGAGCAGATGTTGAGCCAGCAGAATATCTCCGCAGCGGAGGGTTATCTCAAGCGTGCTCAACAGGTTCAACGAAACAATGTGCGCGCTTTACTTTTACAGGCCGAGATCGATTATACCCGGGGTGATTGTCGATCGGTGGTAAAGTTGCTGCAGCAGGTCGAGGAGAACGAACCCATCTATCTTTCCGAGGTTCTGCCCAGGCTTGTCGAATGCTATAAGCAACTCGGCAGACAGCATGAATTGTTCGAATACCTGCAACAGTTGTATCAACGTCACCACTGCACGGAAGCAATGATGATTCTCTCCGAGATGATTGTCGAAAAAGAGGGTGAGAGTGCGGCTGTGGATGCGATGCTCAGACATCTGGAAGAGGCACCTGATCTAAAAGGCCTGGAACGTTTAGTGAGACTGAATCTGCAGCGAAGCGAGGAGAGTCCCAAGGAGGCTTTGGAGGTCCTGTTGATATCAGTGATGAAACTATTGGAAAAACAACCGGCCTATCAGTGTGATCACTGTGGCTTCACGGCAAAAAAACTGCATTGGCACTGTCCCAGCTGCAAGAGATGGGGCGAAATAAAACCCCAGCAGGGGCTGACGCGCAGCTTTAAGGCCAACGCAGTGACATGA
- the grpE gene encoding nucleotide exchange factor GrpE codes for MIEKDQAQNQAEAVDETEAAEAEPESEHETTEEVDNSQEEQQELTKLLEDARAKADDHWDQLMRTRAELENIRKRNQRDLENAHKFALEKFSMDLLQVWDSLELGHQAAQDELVDVDKLREGTELTLKLLVDVMQKHGIEQVDPDGEPFNPEFHQAMSIQERDDVAPNTVVAVVQKGYLLNSRLLRPAMVMVSKAGSGAAIDEEA; via the coding sequence GTGATTGAAAAGGATCAAGCGCAAAATCAAGCAGAAGCCGTAGATGAGACGGAAGCAGCTGAAGCTGAACCGGAAAGCGAGCATGAGACAACCGAAGAAGTAGATAACTCTCAAGAGGAACAGCAAGAGCTGACCAAACTGCTGGAAGATGCGCGGGCCAAGGCGGATGATCACTGGGATCAGCTGATGAGAACCCGTGCGGAACTGGAAAACATCCGCAAGCGTAACCAGCGGGACCTGGAAAATGCGCATAAATTTGCGCTGGAGAAATTCTCCATGGATCTACTTCAGGTGTGGGACAGTCTTGAGTTGGGCCATCAAGCCGCCCAGGATGAGCTGGTCGATGTGGACAAACTTCGTGAAGGCACCGAACTGACCCTGAAACTCCTGGTTGATGTCATGCAAAAGCATGGTATCGAGCAGGTTGATCCTGATGGTGAGCCGTTCAATCCGGAATTTCATCAGGCGATGTCGATACAGGAGCGCGATGATGTTGCACCCAATACCGTGGTGGCCGTGGTGCAAAAAGGATATCTGCTGAACAGCCGTTTGCTGCGTCCGGCGATGGTGATGGTCTCCAAAGCCGGATCTGGGGCGGCGATAGACGAAGAGGCTTGA
- the pyrF gene encoding orotidine-5'-phosphate decarboxylase, translating to MNSSDSRVIVALDYSGQDRALALVDRLDPSLCRLKVGKEMFTRIGPSFIEVLRGRGYEVFLDLKFHDIPNTVAAACDAAADLGVWMMNLHASGGRRMMEAARERLESRSNRPLLIAVTILTSLTGEEIHEVGFSGDPADNVSRLAKLTQQSGLDGVVCSPREAGMLRGDLGHDFLLVTPGVRPKQATQDDQRRVMTPADAINAGSSYLVVGRPITAAADPIKALQSINLEIAANL from the coding sequence ATGAACAGCAGTGATTCCAGGGTCATTGTGGCACTCGACTATTCGGGGCAGGATAGGGCTCTGGCTCTTGTCGATCGCTTGGATCCCTCACTCTGCCGACTCAAGGTGGGTAAGGAGATGTTTACACGCATCGGTCCCTCTTTCATCGAGGTGTTGAGGGGGCGTGGTTATGAGGTCTTTCTCGATCTGAAGTTTCATGATATTCCAAATACTGTGGCGGCAGCCTGTGATGCGGCAGCCGATCTTGGTGTGTGGATGATGAATTTACATGCGTCTGGTGGCCGCAGAATGATGGAGGCGGCCAGGGAACGTCTGGAGTCCAGAAGTAATCGTCCACTCCTGATTGCGGTTACCATTCTTACCAGTTTGACCGGGGAGGAGATTCATGAGGTCGGTTTTTCAGGCGATCCCGCAGATAATGTCTCACGCCTGGCGAAGCTGACACAACAGTCTGGGTTGGATGGTGTTGTCTGTTCTCCCCGGGAAGCTGGAATGCTGCGTGGGGATCTGGGGCATGATTTTCTCCTCGTCACTCCCGGTGTCCGCCCCAAGCAAGCGACCCAGGACGATCAACGGCGCGTGATGACTCCCGCGGACGCGATAAACGCCGGATCGAGTTATCTGGTGGTGGGCAGGCCGATTACCGCCGCTGCCGATCCCATCAAGGCACTGCAATCGATCAATCTGGAGATTGCAGCCAACCTGTGA
- the dnaK gene encoding molecular chaperone DnaK has product MGKIIGIDLGTTNSCVAVMEGSSTKVIENSEGDRTTPSIIAYANDGEILVGQSAKRQAVTNPQNTLFAIKRLIGRMFNDDVVQRDVDMVPYKIVKADNGDAWVEVNGKKMAPPEISAKILQKMKKTAEDYLGEEVKEAVITVPAYFNDSQRQATKDAGRIAGLDVKRIINEPTAAALAYGMDKKRGDQTLAVYDLGGGTFDISIIEIAEIDGEHQFEVLSTNGDTFLGGEDFDMRVIDYLVDEFKKDQGFDLRNDPLALQRLKEAAEKAKIELSSSQQTDINLPYITADASGPKHLNLKLNRSKLESLVEDLVTRTIEPCKIALKDAGITASKIDEVILVGGQTRMPKVQEAVKAFFDKEPRKDVNPDEAVAIGAAIQGGVLGGDVKDVLLLDVTPLSLGIETLGGVMTRLIEKNTTIPTSASQVFSTADDNQTAVTVHVLQGEREQAGANKSLGRFDLSDIPPAPRGVPQIEVSFDIDANGILNVSAKDKATGKEQSIVIKASSGLSDDEVDRMVKDAEAHADEDRKFHELIGARNQADTMIHATKKSMEELGDDKLEAGEKEAIEGAIKDLEEVMKGDDKDAIEAKTKVLAEASGKMAERLYAQKGAEGEAAAADAGASGAEASSDAAGDDVVDAEFEEVKDNKN; this is encoded by the coding sequence ATGGGTAAGATCATCGGTATCGATCTGGGAACCACCAACTCCTGCGTAGCAGTGATGGAGGGGAGTTCCACGAAAGTGATTGAAAACAGCGAGGGTGACCGCACCACGCCTTCCATTATTGCCTATGCCAATGATGGTGAGATCCTGGTCGGCCAGTCCGCCAAGCGTCAGGCTGTGACTAATCCGCAAAATACCCTGTTTGCCATTAAGCGTCTGATTGGAAGGATGTTTAACGATGATGTGGTGCAGCGCGATGTGGACATGGTGCCCTACAAAATTGTCAAGGCGGACAATGGTGACGCCTGGGTTGAGGTGAATGGCAAGAAGATGGCGCCGCCGGAGATCTCCGCCAAGATCCTGCAGAAGATGAAAAAGACCGCTGAGGACTACCTGGGTGAAGAGGTGAAAGAGGCGGTTATCACTGTGCCGGCTTATTTCAACGATTCCCAGCGTCAGGCTACCAAGGATGCCGGTCGTATCGCCGGCCTTGATGTGAAACGCATCATCAATGAACCGACAGCCGCGGCGCTGGCCTACGGCATGGACAAAAAGCGGGGTGATCAGACCCTGGCGGTCTATGACCTGGGCGGCGGTACCTTCGATATCTCTATCATTGAAATCGCAGAAATCGATGGCGAGCATCAATTCGAGGTACTCTCCACCAATGGTGACACCTTCCTCGGTGGTGAAGATTTCGATATGCGCGTCATCGACTACCTGGTGGATGAGTTCAAGAAAGATCAGGGTTTTGATCTGCGGAACGATCCCCTGGCGCTGCAGCGCCTGAAAGAGGCGGCTGAGAAGGCCAAGATCGAGCTGTCATCCAGCCAGCAGACAGATATCAACCTGCCCTATATCACGGCAGATGCAAGTGGTCCCAAGCATCTGAACCTCAAGCTGAACCGCTCAAAGCTGGAATCGCTGGTGGAAGATCTGGTGACACGCACCATCGAACCCTGCAAGATTGCCCTGAAGGACGCCGGGATTACAGCCTCCAAGATTGATGAGGTGATCCTGGTCGGTGGTCAGACCCGGATGCCTAAGGTGCAAGAGGCGGTGAAGGCGTTCTTTGATAAAGAACCTCGCAAGGATGTCAACCCGGATGAGGCTGTCGCCATTGGCGCCGCGATACAAGGCGGTGTACTGGGCGGTGATGTCAAAGATGTACTACTTCTTGATGTGACTCCGCTCTCCCTCGGTATCGAAACCCTGGGCGGCGTGATGACCAGGCTGATTGAGAAGAACACTACCATTCCCACCAGCGCCTCGCAGGTATTCTCCACGGCGGACGACAATCAGACGGCGGTAACCGTGCATGTATTGCAGGGTGAACGCGAACAGGCGGGGGCCAATAAATCCCTGGGACGCTTCGATCTGAGCGATATCCCGCCTGCACCGAGAGGGGTACCGCAGATCGAAGTCAGCTTCGACATCGATGCCAACGGCATTCTCAATGTCTCCGCCAAGGACAAGGCGACCGGCAAGGAACAGTCGATCGTCATCAAGGCCTCTTCCGGGCTGAGTGACGATGAAGTCGATCGTATGGTCAAGGATGCTGAAGCCCATGCGGATGAGGACCGTAAGTTCCACGAACTGATCGGCGCCCGCAACCAGGCGGATACTATGATTCACGCCACCAAGAAATCGATGGAAGAGCTGGGCGATGATAAGCTTGAAGCCGGTGAAAAGGAAGCGATCGAGGGTGCAATCAAGGATCTCGAAGAGGTCATGAAAGGCGATGACAAGGATGCCATCGAAGCGAAAACCAAGGTGCTGGCGGAAGCCTCTGGTAAGATGGCGGAGCGGCTCTACGCCCAGAAGGGTGCAGAGGGTGAAGCCGCGGCCGCTGACGCGGGTGCGTCTGGTGCGGAAGCATCCTCTGATGCTGCCGGGGATGACGTTGTCGACGCTGAGTTCGAAGAGGTTAAGGACAACAAAAACTAA
- a CDS encoding flagellar hook-length control protein FliK, translated as MVQIALMPQIQGDKLKSAIPAEGGDLVTQISANGEIIGATFDQALQEMLMAQGEQGVLFLSLATSTADPLQPQTITPRDGGVLPLQLQLDGKPLPLLISQQQAALTEPVLDGAVQLKPLQSQPQLMQPEFLIQRLIENGQSQPLKLQLRELGAQLLESGRPVESAGQLSALSLQLPVNSSTGMRPSIVMPLDIPVGQAGWDRAVGERIQWMVGQNIQQAEIKLNPPHLGPLEIKISLQNDQTSVTFVASQAPTREALEASIPRLRELFGEINLNLANVDVGQQQAGESAHDRRAGSGSNGTIGSDSLSPDQTREQGQTWIMGGDGLLDTYA; from the coding sequence ATGGTACAGATAGCACTCATGCCCCAGATTCAGGGGGATAAGCTCAAATCCGCAATCCCTGCAGAAGGGGGCGATCTTGTCACACAGATCAGTGCAAATGGGGAGATTATAGGGGCTACATTCGACCAGGCCCTACAGGAAATGCTGATGGCTCAGGGTGAACAGGGCGTTCTGTTTCTCTCGCTGGCGACGTCAACAGCAGATCCCCTTCAACCACAGACTATAACGCCTCGGGATGGCGGGGTTTTGCCGCTGCAACTCCAGTTGGACGGCAAGCCTTTGCCGCTTCTGATATCCCAACAGCAGGCTGCATTGACCGAACCGGTGCTAGACGGTGCAGTACAACTGAAGCCGCTTCAGTCACAACCACAATTGATGCAACCAGAATTCCTGATCCAGCGACTGATCGAAAACGGTCAATCTCAGCCACTGAAACTGCAGCTGCGTGAATTGGGTGCGCAGCTGTTGGAATCCGGACGACCTGTTGAGAGCGCCGGTCAGCTGTCCGCACTTTCACTGCAACTGCCGGTCAACTCATCCACAGGTATGCGGCCATCTATCGTCATGCCTCTGGATATTCCCGTCGGTCAGGCGGGATGGGACAGAGCGGTGGGAGAGCGAATCCAGTGGATGGTCGGTCAGAACATCCAACAGGCGGAAATCAAGTTGAATCCACCCCATCTTGGGCCGCTGGAGATAAAGATATCACTACAGAATGATCAGACCAGCGTCACCTTTGTCGCCTCTCAAGCCCCTACGCGAGAAGCCCTCGAGGCATCGATTCCGCGACTACGGGAGCTGTTTGGTGAAATCAATCTCAATCTCGCCAATGTGGATGTGGGACAGCAGCAGGCAGGTGAATCGGCCCATGACAGGAGAGCCGGATCTGGCAGTAACGGTACGATTGGCAGTGATTCGTTAAGCCCTGACCAGACTCGGGAACAAGGCCAAACATGGATAATGGGTGGTGATGGCCTTTTGGATACCTACGCCTAG
- the hrcA gene encoding heat-inducible transcriptional repressor HrcA, giving the protein MANKSVSDSVVNERAQHFLKALIERYIRDGQPVGSRTLAKDTGLDLSPATIRNVMADLEDLGLVSSPHTSAGRVPTITGYRMFIDSLLTVQNLNNQEVERIRKELMVGGEESSDVLKSASKLLSGVTHMAGVVTLIRKDKNNFRQIEFLPLSDRRVLAILVTEDGEVHNRILHTHRDFIRAELDQAANFLNKSFAGYEMELVRQRVLQQLNDARDHFDQVMTQALTMAGEMVNASETKEDCVIAGQTNLMEFAELSGLEQLRKLFDAFTEKREILHLLDQFLDAEGVQIFIGEESGYQLLNGCSVVTAPYQVNEEVVGVLGVIGPTRMNYERVIPVVDITAKILGAVLKKH; this is encoded by the coding sequence GTGGCAAACAAATCGGTCAGTGATAGCGTTGTCAACGAGCGTGCCCAGCACTTCCTCAAGGCGCTGATCGAGCGCTATATCCGCGATGGCCAGCCTGTGGGTTCCCGCACCCTGGCGAAAGATACCGGTCTTGATCTCAGTCCCGCCACGATCCGCAATGTGATGGCCGACCTGGAAGATTTGGGTCTGGTCTCCTCTCCCCACACCTCTGCAGGCAGGGTACCCACAATAACCGGTTATCGGATGTTCATCGACTCGTTGTTGACGGTACAAAATCTTAATAATCAAGAGGTTGAGAGGATACGAAAGGAACTTATGGTGGGAGGGGAAGAGAGTAGTGATGTCTTGAAATCCGCCTCCAAACTCCTCTCCGGCGTCACCCATATGGCAGGCGTGGTGACCCTGATCCGCAAGGACAAGAACAACTTTCGCCAGATTGAGTTTCTTCCTCTCTCCGATCGCCGGGTACTTGCCATACTTGTCACCGAAGACGGTGAGGTACACAACCGGATTCTGCATACTCACCGTGACTTCATACGCGCAGAACTCGATCAGGCTGCCAATTTCCTCAACAAATCCTTCGCCGGATACGAGATGGAACTTGTGCGTCAGCGGGTACTACAGCAACTAAACGATGCTCGAGACCATTTTGACCAGGTCATGACCCAGGCACTGACCATGGCGGGTGAGATGGTCAATGCCAGCGAAACCAAAGAGGACTGTGTCATCGCCGGCCAGACAAACTTGATGGAGTTTGCCGAACTATCCGGTCTCGAACAGCTACGGAAGCTGTTCGATGCCTTTACAGAAAAGAGAGAGATTTTACATCTGCTGGATCAGTTCCTGGATGCCGAAGGAGTGCAGATCTTCATCGGTGAGGAGTCTGGGTATCAACTGCTCAATGGGTGTTCAGTGGTCACCGCTCCCTACCAAGTCAATGAAGAGGTGGTCGGTGTATTGGGTGTTATCGGACCTACCCGCATGAATTACGAGCGTGTCATTCCGGTGGTGGATATCACGGCAAAAATTCTCGGTGCCGTATTGAAAAAACACTGA
- a CDS encoding lipopolysaccharide assembly LapA domain-containing protein, with amino-acid sequence MRFIKLFIVILIMMLGAVFTVLNADPVEINYYFGHRDLPLSLILTIALGLGVILGVLAGMGRVLGLKREIHSLKRRSQMVSEEVNNLRALPLKEQ; translated from the coding sequence ATGCGATTCATAAAACTCTTTATAGTCATACTGATCATGATGCTGGGTGCAGTCTTCACTGTACTCAACGCCGACCCTGTAGAAATTAATTACTATTTTGGTCATCGGGACCTCCCTTTGTCGTTGATACTGACCATCGCCTTGGGACTGGGTGTGATTTTGGGTGTCCTGGCCGGAATGGGTAGAGTATTGGGTCTTAAGCGGGAAATACACTCTCTTAAAAGGCGCAGTCAAATGGTGAGTGAAGAGGTCAACAACCTTCGCGCCTTACCCTTGAAGGAGCAGTGA
- the dnaJ gene encoding molecular chaperone DnaJ, whose translation MAKRDYYEVLGVNKNASEADIKKAYRRLAMKFHPDRNTGDAAVEAEEKFKEAKEAYEVLTDAQKRATYDQFGHAGVDPSMGGGFGGGSANFSDIFGDVFGDIFGGGRGGGGGSRVHRGADLRYNLQLSLEDAVAGTTVKIRVPTLVKCDVCAGSGARKGTTPKTCDTCGGHGQVRMQQGFFSVQQTCPRCHGKGTMIEDPCPNCHGQGRVQEHKTLSVKVPPGVDSGDRIRLAGEGEAGEHGGPPGDLYVQVAVKPHEIFSREDNHLYCEVPISFAVAALGGELEVPTLDGKVILKIPAGTQTGRLFRMRGKGVKPVRGGPMGDLMCRVLVETPIKLTAEQEDLIKRLDESMKKGGAKHSPHSTSWVDGVKKFFENMGF comes from the coding sequence ATGGCTAAACGTGATTATTACGAAGTTTTAGGCGTCAACAAGAATGCCAGTGAGGCCGATATCAAAAAGGCCTATAGACGCCTTGCCATGAAATTTCATCCGGACCGGAACACCGGGGATGCCGCTGTCGAAGCAGAAGAGAAATTCAAAGAGGCCAAGGAAGCCTACGAAGTATTGACCGATGCGCAAAAGCGCGCGACCTACGACCAGTTCGGACACGCCGGTGTCGATCCCAGCATGGGTGGCGGTTTTGGTGGCGGCAGCGCCAATTTCTCAGATATCTTCGGTGATGTATTCGGCGACATCTTTGGCGGGGGACGTGGCGGCGGTGGCGGCTCTCGCGTGCATCGCGGCGCCGATCTGCGTTACAACCTGCAACTTTCACTGGAAGATGCAGTCGCTGGAACAACGGTCAAGATTAGGGTGCCGACTCTGGTGAAGTGTGATGTTTGCGCTGGTAGCGGTGCCCGGAAAGGGACTACCCCAAAGACCTGCGATACCTGCGGCGGCCATGGTCAGGTACGCATGCAGCAGGGATTCTTCTCAGTTCAACAGACCTGTCCACGCTGTCATGGTAAAGGAACCATGATCGAGGATCCCTGCCCTAACTGCCATGGGCAGGGGCGCGTACAGGAGCACAAGACTCTGTCGGTCAAGGTGCCGCCCGGCGTCGATTCCGGTGACCGTATTCGCCTGGCCGGTGAAGGTGAGGCTGGGGAGCATGGTGGTCCACCCGGTGATCTTTATGTACAGGTCGCCGTGAAGCCTCACGAAATTTTCAGCCGCGAGGATAATCATCTCTACTGTGAAGTGCCGATAAGCTTCGCTGTGGCCGCCCTGGGTGGTGAGCTGGAGGTGCCCACACTGGATGGTAAGGTGATCCTGAAGATTCCCGCAGGGACACAGACCGGCCGCCTGTTCCGGATGCGCGGCAAGGGTGTCAAGCCGGTTCGTGGTGGCCCCATGGGTGATCTGATGTGCAGGGTGCTGGTCGAGACACCGATCAAACTGACTGCCGAACAGGAGGACCTGATCAAGCGACTCGACGAATCCATGAAAAAGGGTGGTGCGAAGCATAGCCCTCATTCCACCAGCTGGGTTGATGGAGTGAAAAAGTTCTTTGAAAATATGGGCTTTTAA